From the Streptomyces nodosus genome, the window CTTCGCCATCTGGGACGGCCGCCACGACAAGCTGGTGATGATCCGCGACCGGATGGGCATCAAGCCGTTCTACTACTACCCGACCGCCGACGGCGTCCTCTTCGGCTCCGAGCCCAAGGCGATCCTGGCCAACCCGCTGGCCACCGCCCGGGTCTGCCTCGACGGGCTGCGGGAGCTGTTCGCGATGGTCAAGACGCCCGGCCACGCCGTCTGGGACGGCATGTACGAGGTCGAGCCCGGCACCGTCCTCACCCTCGACCGGAAGGGCCTGCACCGGGGGGTCTACTGGCGGCTGGAGACCCGTCCGCACCTCGACGACTGCGCCACCTCCGTCGCCACCGTCCGCTCGCTGCTGGAGGACATCGTCCGCCGACAGCTGGTCGCCGATGTGCCGCGCTGCACCCTGCTGTCGGGCGGTCTCGACTCCTCCGCGATGACCGCCCTGGCCGCCCGGCAACTGGGCGAGCAGGGCGAGAAGGTGCGCAGCTTCGCGGTGGACTTCGTGGGACAGACCGACAACTTCGTCGCCGACGAACTGCGCGGCACCCCCGACACTCCCTTCGTGCACGATGTGGCCCAGGCCAGCGACACCGAGCACCAGGACATCGTGCTCGACGCGCAGTCCCTCGCCGACCTCGACGTACGCGCCCGTGTCATCCGCGCCCGGGACCTGCCGATGGGCTTCGGCGACATGGACAGCTCCCTGCTCCTGCTGTTCCAGGCGATCCGCGAGCACTCCACGGTCGCGCTGTCGGGGGAGTCCGCGGACGAGGTCTTCGGCGGCTACCTCCAGTTCTTCGACGAGGAGGCCCGGCGTGCCGACGCCTTCCCCTGGCTGGTGCAGTTCAGCCGGCACTTCGGCGACGACGCCGCCCTGCTGCGCACCGATCTGACCGACGCCCTGGACCTGGAGTCGTACATCGCCGACTCCTACCGCACGGCCGTGACGGACATCCGGCGGCTGGACGGCGAGAGCGACTTCGAGTACCGGATGCGGCAGATGAGCCATCTGCATCTGACCCGCTTCGTCCGGATCCTGCTCGACCGCAAGGACCGCACCAGCATGGCGGTCGGTCTCGAGGTGCGGGTGCCGTACTGCGACCACCGGCTCGTCGAGTACGTCTACAACACCCCCTGGGCGCTGAAGTCCTTCGACGGCAGGGAGAAGAGCCTGCTCAGGGAGGCGACCGCCGACCTCATCCCGAAGTCCGTGTACGACAGGGTCAAGAGCCCCTATCCCTCGACCCAGGACCCCAAGTACGCGCTGGCCCTCCAGGAACACGTCAGGGACCTCCTCGCCCGGCCCGACCACCCGGTCTTCGACCTGGTCGACCGTGAGCGGGTGGATCGGGCCGCCCACCGCGACACCCCCCAGATCACCCAGGCCTCCCGTCGGGGCCTCGAACGCACCCTGGACCTGGCGCTGTGGCTCGACCTCTACTCACCGGAGGTGTCCCTCAGCTGACGCCGGAGGCGTCGGGCCGGCTGGCCGGCCCGGTTCAGTGCGACCGGCCCGGGCCGCACGAACTGCCGTCGGCCGGCAGGGAGCCGTCCAGGAGGAAGGAGTCCACCGCGGCGTGGACGCACCGGGAGGCCGCGTAACCGGTGTGGCCCTCGTCCCGGTTGTCCAGGACCACTGCCGAGGGGCCGAGCCGCCTGGCGGTCTCCACGGTCCAGCTGTACGGGGTCGCGGGGTCCCCACGGGTGCCGACGAGCAGCATCTTCGGGGTGTGCACGTCCTTCACCTGCTCCCGGATGAAGTCCGTGCCCTTGGGGCGTCCGTAGCACAGCAGCACCTGGGAGAGCCGGGACCGCCCGAAGACCGGGGAGGCCTTGTCGTAGGACTCGCGCAGCCGGGCGACGTCCCGGGTGATCCGGTCGGCGCTCGGCCGGTCCGGGTCGTCGGCGCAGTTGATCGCCACCAGTGCGGCCGGCAGATTGTCGGCGGGTACGTCCCCGGGGCGGGCCAGCCGGCCGGACGGGTGCCCGCGGTAGGGGAGGGCCGTACCGACGGCGAAGAAACGCATCAGGTCGCCGGGGTCGCTCTGCTTCACCAACTGGGACAGCCCCTGCTCCAGCGTGGGCCACAGCTGCTTGCTGAACAGGGCCTGCCCGATCGCGCCGACCAGGTCCTGCCCCGAGAACGGCGGCCCGCCGGCCGTCGGCAGCGGATTGCGGTCCAGGGAGTGCACCAGCCGTACGACCGTCTCCCGGGCCGAGCGGCCGTCACGCCCGAAGGGGCAGGAGGCGCCCTTGACGCACCAGTCGAGGAAGTCCTCGAGCGCGATCTGCTGCCCCCGCGCGGCGGACAGCCCCTGCTCGGCCAGGGGTTCGGTGAGGGTGTCCACACCGTCGAGCGCCATCCGGCCCACCTTCTCGGGGAACTGGGCCGCGTACACCGCGCCCAGCCGTGTGCCGTAGGAGAAGCCGAGGTAGTTCAGCTTCTTGTCGCCGAGCGCCTGGCGCATCACATCCAGATCGCGGGAGGCGTCGACCGTGCCTATGTGCGGCAGGACCGGACCGGAGTGCCTGGCGCACCGCTCGGCCGTCTCACGCGTCTGTTCGAGGGCGGTGCGTGGATCGGTCGCGTCGGCGGGGGCCTGCTGCGCGGGCGCGTCCTCCGTCCCCTCGCCGCAGCTGACCGGCGAGGAACGTCCGACCCCGCGCGGATCGAACGTCACCACGTCGTAGCGGTTCGTCAGATGCATGAACTTCTTGCCGCCGTCGGTGGCGAGCTGCGGAACGCCGGCTCCGCCGGGGCCGCCGAAGTTCAGCAGCACCGAGCCCCGGGACGTGCCGGTCGCCCGGTAGCGGGCCATCGCCAGCTCGAGCGTCCCGTCGCCGGGCCGGTCGTAGTCGAGGGGAACCGTCACCTTTCCGCACTGGAGGTCCCGGGGCATGTCCGCACCCTCGCAGGCGGACCAGGTGATCCGCTGACGGTAGAAGCGGGACAGCTCGGAGTCCGTGTCGACGGTGACCGCGGCCGGCAGTGTCGCTCCCAGCAGAACGAGCACCGCGGAGGTGACCGCAGCCGTGTTGAGCGCGGGGCTGGTGTGCGAGGACTGCATCGGCGCCTCCGGGGTTGCTCCGAATCGGTGATTCCGGCGACGGACCTCCGCTCACGATAGGCGGGCCCCGCAGGGCCCGCCTCCGGGCGGGCGGGACCGGCCGGCATGCCGTACGGTTCGCCCTCGCACACGTGGCCCGGCGCCCGACCCGACCGGGTGATGGCCTCTTCACCGGATTGATCGGCCACCACTCGATGGGGTGAAAGGCAGATAAGCCATAACTCGGATCGTTCGTCTGCGTTTACCGGGTGCGGGCAAATGCTCGTGACGATGTCTGGAAGGCAGAGAACCTATGAAACGGGCTACCCGAAATGGTTTGATCGCCGCGGCCGCCGCCTCGGGGGCGCTGGCCGTGACGTTCCCGGCACACGCCGATTCCGCGGCGAACGGTGCCGCGACCGGTTCGCCCGGACTGATCTCCGGCAACACCGTGCAGATCCCGGTGCACATCCCGGTCAATGTGTGCGGCAACACCGCGTCGGTGGTGGGGCTGCTCAACGCGGCCAAGGGCAACATCTGTGCGAACGAGGGCACCCATGCGGCCGGTTCCTCGTCGCAGGGCGGTGTCTCCGGCGGGGCCGTCTCCGACGGATCCGTCTCCGGCGGCGGCGCCTCGGCGTCCGGCGGCGCGCACGGCTCGTCGGGGGTGCTCTCCGGCAACAGCGTGGAGCTGCCGATCCATGTCCCGGTGAATGTGAGCGGCAACTCGGTGGACGTGGTGGGCGTCGGCAACTCTTCCGCCGGCA encodes:
- the asnB gene encoding asparagine synthase (glutamine-hydrolyzing); this translates as MCGITGWISYDRDLRNETVTVDAMTETMACRGPDARGTWIEGPAALGHRRLAIIDLPGGRQPMTTTTPEGAVTLVYSGEAYNFTELRRELTGLGHRFSTDSDTEVVLRAYLAWGEAVAERLSGMYAFAIWDGRHDKLVMIRDRMGIKPFYYYPTADGVLFGSEPKAILANPLATARVCLDGLRELFAMVKTPGHAVWDGMYEVEPGTVLTLDRKGLHRGVYWRLETRPHLDDCATSVATVRSLLEDIVRRQLVADVPRCTLLSGGLDSSAMTALAARQLGEQGEKVRSFAVDFVGQTDNFVADELRGTPDTPFVHDVAQASDTEHQDIVLDAQSLADLDVRARVIRARDLPMGFGDMDSSLLLLFQAIREHSTVALSGESADEVFGGYLQFFDEEARRADAFPWLVQFSRHFGDDAALLRTDLTDALDLESYIADSYRTAVTDIRRLDGESDFEYRMRQMSHLHLTRFVRILLDRKDRTSMAVGLEVRVPYCDHRLVEYVYNTPWALKSFDGREKSLLREATADLIPKSVYDRVKSPYPSTQDPKYALALQEHVRDLLARPDHPVFDLVDRERVDRAAHRDTPQITQASRRGLERTLDLALWLDLYSPEVSLS
- a CDS encoding alpha/beta hydrolase yields the protein MQSSHTSPALNTAAVTSAVLVLLGATLPAAVTVDTDSELSRFYRQRITWSACEGADMPRDLQCGKVTVPLDYDRPGDGTLELAMARYRATGTSRGSVLLNFGGPGGAGVPQLATDGGKKFMHLTNRYDVVTFDPRGVGRSSPVSCGEGTEDAPAQQAPADATDPRTALEQTRETAERCARHSGPVLPHIGTVDASRDLDVMRQALGDKKLNYLGFSYGTRLGAVYAAQFPEKVGRMALDGVDTLTEPLAEQGLSAARGQQIALEDFLDWCVKGASCPFGRDGRSARETVVRLVHSLDRNPLPTAGGPPFSGQDLVGAIGQALFSKQLWPTLEQGLSQLVKQSDPGDLMRFFAVGTALPYRGHPSGRLARPGDVPADNLPAALVAINCADDPDRPSADRITRDVARLRESYDKASPVFGRSRLSQVLLCYGRPKGTDFIREQVKDVHTPKMLLVGTRGDPATPYSWTVETARRLGPSAVVLDNRDEGHTGYAASRCVHAAVDSFLLDGSLPADGSSCGPGRSH
- a CDS encoding chaplin yields the protein MIAAAAASGALAVTFPAHADSAANGAATGSPGLISGNTVQIPVHIPVNVCGNTASVVGLLNAAKGNICANEGTHAAGSSSQGGVSGGAVSDGSVSGGGASASGGAHGSSGVLSGNSVELPIHVPVNVSGNSVDVVGVGNSSAGNTSTNTSSTHRPAPRPSVPATVHTPAAPAQPEIDPQPVAALAHTGADATLPALAGGAALVLGGGVLYRRFRPGSVR